In Acidimicrobiales bacterium, a single genomic region encodes these proteins:
- a CDS encoding lipid-transfer protein: MSPSAERLGWLKDRTAIAGIGQTEYSKESGRSELQLACESVKAALDDCGLSPADVDGLITFTMDTSDETEVARNLGIPELSVFTHVPYGGGAACGTVLQAAMAVATGTADVVVCYRAFNERSGMRFGGAAGLGGGGLPPWLSWYAPFGLMTPASWVALHSRRYMHRYGVTNADFGVISVVDRLHASTNPDAWFHEKPITLEDHQASRWIIEPVLRLLDCCQESDGGVALVVTSAERARDLKQRPALITAAVQGAAYDTETTTAYYRDDLTGLPDMAVAADRLWRASGLTADDITTAFLYDHFTPLVFMQLEELGFCGPGEAKDFATVENLTVGGRLPLNTNGGLLGEAYIHGMNGIVEGVRQVRGTSPNQVPDVEHVLVTAGTGVPTSALILGQP, encoded by the coding sequence GTGAGCCCGTCCGCCGAGCGCCTCGGCTGGCTGAAGGACCGCACGGCCATCGCCGGCATCGGCCAGACCGAGTATTCGAAGGAGTCGGGTCGCAGCGAGCTGCAGCTGGCGTGCGAGTCGGTGAAGGCCGCCCTCGACGACTGCGGCCTCTCCCCGGCCGACGTCGACGGTCTCATCACCTTCACCATGGACACCAGCGACGAGACCGAGGTCGCCCGCAACCTGGGCATCCCCGAGCTGTCGGTGTTCACCCACGTCCCCTACGGCGGCGGGGCCGCGTGCGGGACGGTGCTGCAGGCGGCGATGGCCGTGGCCACCGGGACCGCCGACGTGGTGGTCTGCTACCGGGCGTTCAACGAGCGATCCGGGATGCGCTTCGGCGGCGCCGCCGGCCTCGGCGGAGGCGGCCTTCCCCCGTGGCTGTCCTGGTACGCGCCGTTCGGCCTGATGACGCCGGCGTCCTGGGTGGCGCTGCACTCGCGGCGCTACATGCACCGCTACGGCGTCACCAACGCCGACTTCGGGGTGATCTCGGTGGTCGACCGCCTCCACGCGTCGACCAACCCGGATGCCTGGTTCCACGAGAAGCCCATCACCCTCGAGGACCACCAGGCGTCGCGCTGGATCATCGAGCCGGTGCTCCGACTCCTCGACTGCTGCCAGGAGAGCGACGGCGGCGTGGCCCTCGTGGTGACCTCGGCGGAACGCGCCCGCGACCTGAAGCAGCGGCCCGCGCTCATCACCGCCGCCGTGCAGGGCGCGGCCTACGACACCGAGACCACCACCGCCTACTACCGCGACGACCTCACCGGCCTGCCCGACATGGCCGTCGCCGCCGACCGTCTGTGGCGGGCGTCGGGCCTCACCGCCGACGACATCACCACCGCGTTCCTCTACGACCACTTCACCCCGCTGGTGTTCATGCAACTGGAGGAGCTGGGCTTCTGCGGCCCGGGCGAGGCCAAGGACTTCGCCACGGTCGAGAACCTGACCGTCGGCGGGCGCCTCCCCCTCAACACCAACGGCGGCCTGCTCGGTGAGGCCTACATCCACGGCATGAACGGCATCGTCGAGGGCGTCCGCCAGGTCCGGGGCACCTCGCCCAACCAGGTGCCCGACGTCGAGCACGTGCTGGTCACCGCGGGCACCGGCGTCCCCACCAGCGCCCTCATCCTCGGCCAGCCGTAG
- a CDS encoding HAMP domain-containing histidine kinase, which yields MTRPGRRRRSLRATLVVAMVGVAAVALAAAFLVARTGAGDQLDAFYESYTLGRDVRRLDEYRNEQGSWEGVGPLLAEIGRPYDERLVLTTPDGELIADSEPDGPAVDVRDLDGDVDFIHGDDRAVLYTLGRARSDVMDDTRRDLDRWYLAAGAAALVVAAGTAWLVGRRIARPLTAVAATAERMGSGDLAARAGVDGPREVAAVARSLDSMAEALQEADEQRRTMVADVAHELRSPVANLRAYVEAMVDGVAEPSGEDLAVLVDEVHRLDHLIGDLQELALAEAGEVRLDPEPVDVGAALERAAVALRARADEAGVALEVEAGPTCPRVVADPGRLQQILANLTENALRHSPPGSLVTLTARGAEAAGEEVVEVQVLDEGPGLGGDAERVFDRFWRADASRTRTSGGAGLGLAISRRLAELSGGTLVARNRETGGAAFVLTLPSV from the coding sequence GTGACGCGGCCCGGCCGGCGTCGCCGCTCGCTGCGGGCCACGCTCGTGGTGGCCATGGTCGGGGTCGCGGCCGTGGCGCTCGCCGCGGCCTTCCTCGTGGCCCGAACGGGCGCCGGCGACCAGCTCGACGCGTTCTACGAGTCCTACACCTTGGGGCGCGACGTCCGCCGTCTCGACGAGTACCGCAACGAGCAGGGGTCCTGGGAGGGCGTCGGGCCGCTGCTGGCCGAGATCGGTCGCCCCTACGACGAGCGCCTCGTGCTCACCACGCCAGACGGCGAGCTCATCGCCGACTCCGAGCCGGATGGCCCCGCGGTCGACGTCCGAGACCTCGACGGCGACGTCGACTTCATCCACGGGGACGATCGGGCCGTCCTCTACACCCTCGGCCGGGCCCGCTCCGACGTGATGGACGACACCCGGCGCGACCTCGACCGCTGGTACCTCGCCGCCGGCGCCGCCGCGCTCGTCGTCGCCGCAGGGACCGCCTGGCTGGTCGGGCGGCGCATCGCCCGCCCGCTGACTGCGGTGGCAGCGACGGCCGAGCGCATGGGCAGCGGCGACCTGGCCGCCCGGGCCGGGGTCGACGGGCCCCGGGAGGTCGCCGCCGTGGCCCGCTCGCTCGACTCGATGGCCGAGGCCCTCCAGGAGGCCGACGAGCAGCGCCGCACGATGGTGGCCGACGTCGCCCACGAGCTGCGCAGCCCGGTGGCCAACCTGCGGGCCTACGTCGAGGCCATGGTCGACGGGGTCGCCGAGCCCTCGGGGGAGGACCTCGCCGTGCTGGTCGACGAGGTCCACCGGCTCGATCACCTCATCGGGGACCTCCAGGAGCTGGCGCTGGCCGAGGCCGGCGAGGTGCGCCTCGACCCCGAGCCGGTCGACGTGGGCGCCGCTCTCGAGCGTGCCGCCGTGGCGCTGCGCGCCCGCGCCGACGAGGCCGGCGTCGCGCTGGAGGTCGAAGCCGGCCCCACCTGCCCGCGGGTTGTTGCCGACCCGGGCCGACTCCAGCAGATCCTCGCCAACCTCACCGAGAACGCCCTGCGCCACAGCCCTCCGGGCAGCCTGGTGACCTTGACCGCCCGTGGGGCCGAGGCCGCCGGCGAGGAGGTGGTCGAGGTGCAGGTGTTGGACGAGGGCCCCGGCCTCGGCGGCGACGCCGAGCGGGTGTTCGACCGCTTCTGGCGTGCCGACGCCTCCCGGACGAGGACCAGCGGCGGCGCCGGTCTGGGTCTGGCCATCAGCCGGCGTCTGGCCGAGCTCTCCGGTGGGACGCTCGTCGCCCGCAACCGCGAGACGGGTGGCGCGGCGTTCGTCCTCACGCTCCCCAGCGTCTGA
- a CDS encoding response regulator transcription factor, producing MGAPTIAGRILVVEDDERLADLVRRYLERDGHHVLVAHDGRRGLELARHNRPDVIVLDLMLPGLDGWDICRILRAESDVPIMMVTARTTEDDTLLGLDLGADDYLAKPFSPRELVARVRVLLRRTGVRVDDEVLEVGDLVVDRRRHEARLGGRVLELTPKEFALLEALAGDPGRAFRRADLWTALVGWDADRAPRTLDVHVLNLRRKLGDEPADPRYIETVAGVGYRLVAP from the coding sequence GTGGGCGCCCCGACCATCGCCGGCCGCATCCTCGTCGTCGAGGACGACGAGCGCCTCGCCGACCTCGTCCGGCGCTACCTCGAGCGCGACGGCCACCACGTGCTGGTCGCCCACGACGGTCGGCGGGGCCTCGAGCTGGCCCGCCACAACCGGCCCGACGTGATCGTGCTCGACCTCATGCTCCCCGGCCTCGACGGATGGGACATCTGTCGCATCCTGCGGGCCGAGTCCGACGTCCCCATCATGATGGTCACGGCCCGCACGACCGAGGACGACACCCTGCTCGGCCTCGACCTGGGGGCCGACGACTACCTGGCGAAGCCCTTCAGCCCCCGCGAGCTGGTGGCCCGCGTGCGGGTGCTGCTGCGGCGGACCGGCGTGCGCGTCGACGACGAGGTCCTCGAGGTCGGTGACCTCGTGGTCGACCGCCGTCGCCACGAGGCCCGGCTCGGCGGACGCGTCCTCGAGCTGACGCCGAAGGAGTTCGCGCTGCTGGAGGCACTGGCGGGGGACCCGGGCCGGGCGTTCCGCCGGGCCGACCTGTGGACCGCACTGGTCGGTTGGGACGCCGACCGGGCACCGCGCACGCTCGACGTCCACGTCCTCAACCTGCGGCGCAAGCTGGGCGACGAGCCCGCCGACCCGCGCTACATCGAGACGGTGGCCGGCGTCGGCTACCGCCTGGTGGCCCCGTGA
- a CDS encoding serine protease has product MLVAALALLVGLTAPAGAVTGGSPDPAGGGAPEVVGGQAAVAGEFPYQVGLLDRYEPDTYYAQFCGGSLVGRSTVLTAAHCVEDMVAADLDVLVRATRLNNSGVRKPVARIIRHPRYNSNTSAYDFALLKLGSPVTNFSGGRAGLIPVVAPNQAALWSPGRTATVTGWGLTSDGGDASAVLRKVTVPVVSDSACRGSYGSEMISSVMVCAGQAGRDSCQGDSGGPLAVRNGGGWVQIGVVSWGYGCGDPNYPGVYSEVAAVRPWILTNLT; this is encoded by the coding sequence ATGCTGGTCGCCGCCCTCGCCCTGCTGGTCGGCCTCACGGCGCCGGCCGGCGCCGTCACCGGAGGCTCACCCGATCCCGCGGGCGGCGGCGCCCCCGAGGTGGTCGGCGGCCAGGCGGCGGTGGCCGGCGAGTTCCCGTACCAGGTCGGGCTGCTCGACCGCTACGAGCCCGACACCTACTACGCCCAGTTCTGCGGCGGGTCGCTCGTCGGCCGGTCGACGGTCCTCACCGCCGCCCACTGCGTCGAGGACATGGTGGCCGCCGACCTCGACGTCCTGGTGCGCGCCACCCGGCTGAACAACAGCGGTGTGCGCAAGCCGGTCGCCAGGATCATTCGCCACCCCCGCTACAACTCGAACACGTCGGCCTACGACTTCGCGCTCCTCAAACTGGGCTCGCCGGTCACCAACTTCTCCGGCGGGCGGGCGGGGCTCATCCCCGTCGTCGCTCCCAACCAGGCGGCGCTCTGGTCACCCGGTCGGACCGCGACCGTCACCGGGTGGGGCCTCACCTCCGACGGCGGCGATGCCAGCGCCGTCCTGCGCAAGGTGACGGTCCCCGTGGTCTCCGACAGCGCCTGCCGCGGGTCCTATGGGAGCGAGATGATCTCCTCGGTCATGGTGTGCGCGGGCCAGGCGGGGCGGGACTCCTGCCAGGGCGACAGCGGGGGCCCGCTGGCGGTGCGCAACGGCGGCGGCTGGGTCCAGATCGGCGTCGTGAGCTGGGGCTACGGCTGCGGCGATCCGAACTACCCCGGCGTCTACAGCGAGGTGGCGGCAGTCCGCCCCTGGATCCTCACCAACCTCACCTGA
- a CDS encoding sigma-70 family RNA polymerase sigma factor, translating to MPAGLPTGDVEPGLPVTPRPPRESATPEQSLDEVLREDGRRIVAVLARSLGDLDVAEEATQDAAVAALEVWARLGVPDDPAAWLYVAARRKALDLARREGSRRDKEERAAALAAQVAPDIPPPSVVRDDQLRLIFTCCHPALELDTRVALALRTLCGLPTAEVARVLLVPEATMGKRLTRAKKKIAVAQIPFRIPDAAELPARLSGVSAVVHLVYTAGHSAGSGDPVRADLCEEAIRPGRLVADLLPDEPSALGLLALLLLTDARRASRFDGAGDVVLLADQDRTRWDHAAVAEGLQLLERSLDLSEGVADPYQLQAAIAACHATAPTPEATDWVEIDRLYRLLVDVHPNPVVEMNAAVARAEVDGPAAGLAVLDRVEPPARSHLWHAARAVMLRRLDRSTTPATPSASRSRRRPPTPSAASCAAASPTSADLDPDPGGGRPARPTRPASTTSRGRALRPGSPPPVTFVCRAGRRPTEPTDRPDSPTCRRADRPNPPTGPTHRRVDVPTGPALRPAGRRADRGQRRPTRRPETLAGVR from the coding sequence ATGCCCGCCGGCCTGCCCACCGGGGATGTCGAGCCCGGGCTCCCGGTGACACCGCGTCCACCCAGAGAGAGCGCGACGCCCGAGCAGTCGCTCGACGAGGTGCTCCGGGAGGACGGCCGTCGCATCGTCGCCGTCCTCGCCCGGAGCCTGGGCGATCTGGACGTCGCCGAGGAGGCGACCCAGGACGCCGCCGTCGCCGCGCTGGAGGTGTGGGCGCGGCTCGGCGTCCCCGACGATCCCGCGGCCTGGCTCTACGTCGCCGCCCGACGCAAGGCACTCGACCTGGCTCGGCGCGAGGGCAGCCGCCGCGACAAGGAAGAGCGAGCCGCCGCCCTCGCCGCCCAGGTGGCGCCGGACATCCCGCCGCCTTCGGTGGTGCGCGACGACCAGCTGCGCCTGATCTTCACCTGCTGCCATCCGGCGCTCGAGCTCGACACCCGGGTGGCCCTGGCCCTGCGCACCTTGTGCGGACTGCCGACCGCCGAGGTCGCTCGGGTGCTGCTGGTGCCGGAAGCGACGATGGGCAAGCGCCTCACCCGCGCCAAGAAGAAGATCGCCGTCGCCCAGATCCCGTTCCGCATCCCCGATGCCGCCGAGCTTCCCGCCCGGCTCAGCGGTGTGAGCGCCGTGGTCCACCTCGTCTACACCGCGGGGCATTCCGCAGGGAGCGGCGACCCTGTGCGGGCGGACCTCTGCGAGGAAGCCATTCGCCCCGGCCGGCTCGTCGCCGACCTCCTGCCCGACGAGCCGTCGGCGCTCGGGCTGCTTGCGCTGCTGCTCCTGACCGACGCCCGTCGGGCCAGCCGGTTCGACGGCGCCGGGGACGTGGTGCTGCTCGCCGATCAGGACCGCACCCGGTGGGACCACGCCGCCGTCGCCGAGGGACTTCAGCTCCTCGAGCGCTCCCTCGACCTGTCCGAGGGCGTGGCCGACCCGTACCAGCTCCAGGCCGCCATCGCCGCGTGCCACGCGACGGCGCCGACGCCGGAGGCCACCGACTGGGTCGAGATCGACCGGCTCTACCGCCTGTTGGTCGACGTCCACCCCAACCCGGTGGTCGAGATGAACGCCGCCGTGGCCCGCGCCGAGGTGGACGGGCCCGCCGCCGGCCTCGCCGTCCTCGACCGGGTCGAGCCGCCCGCCCGCTCGCACCTCTGGCACGCCGCCCGGGCCGTGATGCTCCGCCGCCTCGACCGTTCGACGACGCCCGCGACGCCCTCGGCCTCGCGGTCGAGGCGGCGCCCACCGACGCCGAGCGCCGCCTCCTGCGCCGCCGCCTCGCCGACCTCGGCTGACCTGGATCCGGACCCGGGTGGCGGGCGGCCCGCGAGGCCGACGCGGCCGGCTTCGACGACGAGCCGGGGGCGGGCTCTCCGTCCAGGGTCACCGCCGCCCGTCACGTTCGTGTGCCGAGCCGGGCGCCGACCGACCGAACCCACCGACCGGCCCGACTCACCGACGTGCCGACGTGCCGACCGACCGAACCCACCGACCGGCCCGACTCACCGACGTGTCGACGTGCCGACCGGCCCGGCGCTCCGGCCCGCCGGTCGACGCGCCGACCGGGGCCAGCGCCGGCCGACCCGCCGGCCGGAGACGCTCGCCGGCGTCAGGTGA
- a CDS encoding YciI family protein yields the protein MRLAISAGRNRGDTAMPQYAAITYTRDADWSSPEEAGTTAEYNKFGEIAAAHIRGGAALFPTATATTVRVVGARGGEVVTSDGPYAETKEVLGGFFLLECADLDEAIALAAQIPAAWDGAVEVRPVIPMMG from the coding sequence ATGAGACTGGCGATCAGCGCCGGCCGCAACCGAGGAGACACCGCCATGCCGCAGTACGCCGCCATCACCTACACCCGTGACGCCGACTGGTCGTCGCCCGAAGAGGCCGGCACCACGGCCGAGTACAACAAGTTCGGTGAGATCGCCGCCGCCCACATCCGCGGCGGCGCCGCCCTCTTCCCCACCGCCACCGCCACGACCGTGCGCGTCGTCGGCGCCCGCGGCGGCGAGGTCGTGACGAGTGACGGCCCCTACGCCGAGACCAAGGAGGTCCTCGGCGGCTTCTTCCTCCTCGAGTGCGCGGACCTCGACGAGGCGATCGCCTTGGCCGCGCAGATCCCGGCGGCCTGGGACGGCGCCGTCGAGGTCCGCCCCGTCATCCCGATGATGGGCTGA
- a CDS encoding VOC family protein, with product MTVPAPDPAAPSPGPAPVSGVSHLQLVVGDVAVCRDWWTNVLGMQTLYEGDTGDVVALRHRPSNVVIVLSARAEGSAGAGDRLDHVAFAVPDRATLDTWVARLDELGIAHPGVIDELGNHSLQLVDPDGINVELVAPPDRP from the coding sequence ATGACCGTGCCCGCCCCGGACCCGGCGGCTCCCAGCCCGGGGCCGGCGCCAGTCAGCGGTGTGTCCCACCTCCAACTCGTGGTGGGCGACGTCGCTGTCTGCCGCGACTGGTGGACGAACGTCCTCGGGATGCAGACCCTCTACGAGGGGGACACTGGGGATGTGGTGGCGCTGCGCCACCGCCCGAGCAACGTGGTGATCGTGTTGTCGGCTCGGGCCGAGGGCTCCGCCGGCGCCGGGGACCGCCTCGACCACGTGGCCTTCGCCGTGCCCGACCGCGCCACGCTCGACACCTGGGTGGCGCGCCTCGACGAGCTCGGCATCGCCCATCCGGGGGTGATCGACGAGCTCGGCAACCACTCGCTGCAGCTGGTCGACCCCGACGGCATCAACGTCGAGCTGGTGGCGCCCCCCGACCGCCCCTGA
- a CDS encoding SDR family oxidoreductase produces MADVTTPPEADERRVAVIADSGFYVGPALSRALAARGHDLVLGDPADGLAEELEATGVAVEVVTGVRDLADPASAPKLIDAALDRFGKVDAAVAFSGQIVVGRFVHSTIDDLHKVIRGCLEAPYHFLKAAVDPMVAAGRGQILVITSASAARPTPGAPLYSSARAGATHLVRNVADEVARTGVQVNAVGTNFMDFPEFLRATGATDPEVRAKVEAQVPMRRLGTMEEFAAFCLPYLDGTSGFTTGQFTAYAGGWA; encoded by the coding sequence ATGGCCGACGTCACCACCCCGCCCGAGGCCGACGAACGTCGTGTCGCCGTCATCGCCGACTCCGGCTTCTACGTCGGCCCGGCGCTGTCCCGTGCCCTGGCCGCACGCGGTCACGATCTCGTGCTGGGCGACCCGGCGGATGGCCTGGCCGAGGAGCTCGAGGCCACCGGGGTGGCGGTCGAGGTCGTCACCGGTGTGCGGGACCTGGCCGATCCGGCCTCTGCTCCGAAACTGATCGACGCCGCCCTCGACCGCTTCGGGAAGGTCGACGCCGCGGTGGCCTTCTCGGGCCAGATCGTGGTCGGCCGCTTCGTGCACTCGACGATCGACGACCTCCACAAGGTGATCCGCGGCTGCCTCGAGGCGCCGTACCACTTCCTGAAGGCGGCGGTGGACCCGATGGTGGCCGCCGGCCGGGGCCAGATCCTGGTCATCACCAGCGCTTCCGCGGCCCGACCCACCCCGGGCGCGCCGCTCTACTCGTCGGCGCGAGCGGGGGCCACCCACCTGGTCCGCAACGTGGCCGACGAGGTCGCCCGCACCGGCGTTCAGGTGAACGCCGTCGGCACCAACTTCATGGACTTCCCCGAGTTCCTCCGGGCCACCGGCGCCACCGACCCCGAGGTCCGCGCCAAGGTCGAGGCCCAGGTGCCGATGCGCCGCCTCGGCACCATGGAAGAGTTCGCCGCCTTCTGCCTGCCCTACCTCGACGGCACCAGCGGCTTCACCACCGGGCAGTTCACGGCCTACGCCGGCGGCTGGGCCTGA
- a CDS encoding PPOX class F420-dependent oxidoreductase — translation MDLETGLAYVGSRHRGVLVTLKADGRPQLSNISYGLGEDGVIRLSVTADRAKTKNAGRDPRVSLHVTADDFWSYVVIEGDAELAPVAAAPDDATVDELVELYRELQGEHPDWDEYRAAMVADGRLVLRLHASRAYGMA, via the coding sequence ATGGATCTCGAGACGGGGCTGGCGTATGTCGGGTCGAGGCATCGTGGGGTGCTGGTCACGCTGAAGGCCGACGGGAGGCCGCAGCTGTCCAACATCTCGTACGGGCTCGGCGAGGACGGGGTCATTCGGCTCTCGGTGACGGCGGATCGGGCGAAGACCAAGAACGCCGGCCGGGACCCGAGGGTGTCGCTGCACGTGACCGCGGACGACTTCTGGTCGTACGTGGTGATTGAGGGCGACGCCGAGTTGGCCCCGGTGGCGGCGGCTCCCGACGATGCCACCGTGGACGAGTTGGTCGAGCTGTACCGGGAGCTGCAGGGCGAGCATCCGGACTGGGACGAGTACCGCGCTGCGATGGTGGCGGACGGGCGCCTCGTCCTGCGCCTGCACGCGTCGCGCGCCTACGGGATGGCCTGA
- a CDS encoding TetR/AcrR family transcriptional regulator, whose amino-acid sequence MSRQSGRSQRSQASRQRLLDVGRAMVLNAPSSDLLDHIRLSEVARRAGVSTGALYHYWDSQDDYRAELLGQILSPAPYSLQDSIETQVREAAAGGISLHELIKAVCAANTEQFFGNADFRLQVALWLNADSDVAHRLAAQYEAVAQEWVEFYRTVFEVYGLRLRTPFTFPALAAVLTALLEGLMLRVAVDPLAGPLGTSEDEAGWDLFSCTVLALLPGVTEEIESEPLSLWKWSRDRVANSGDGSLVGQ is encoded by the coding sequence GTGTCGCGACAGTCGGGTCGATCGCAGAGGTCACAGGCCTCGCGCCAGCGTCTGCTCGACGTCGGTCGTGCGATGGTGCTCAACGCTCCAAGCTCTGATCTGCTCGACCACATCCGTCTGAGTGAGGTCGCCCGGCGCGCTGGCGTCTCGACCGGCGCGCTGTATCACTACTGGGACTCCCAGGACGACTATCGAGCCGAGTTGCTCGGGCAGATCCTGTCCCCGGCCCCCTACTCGCTGCAGGACTCGATCGAGACGCAGGTACGCGAAGCGGCGGCGGGCGGCATCAGCCTCCACGAGCTCATCAAGGCGGTTTGTGCAGCAAATACGGAGCAGTTCTTCGGGAACGCGGACTTCCGACTGCAGGTCGCTCTGTGGTTGAACGCCGACTCAGACGTGGCCCATCGCTTGGCCGCTCAGTACGAAGCAGTGGCTCAGGAGTGGGTCGAGTTCTATCGCACGGTCTTCGAGGTCTACGGGCTGCGACTCCGTACCCCGTTCACATTCCCGGCGCTCGCAGCGGTGCTGACGGCGTTGCTCGAAGGGCTCATGCTGCGGGTTGCTGTGGACCCCTTGGCCGGACCTCTCGGAACCTCGGAGGACGAGGCCGGGTGGGATCTCTTCTCGTGCACCGTTCTCGCGCTGCTCCCTGGAGTCACGGAAGAGATTGAGAGTGAGCCCCTGTCGCTCTGGAAGTGGTCGAGGGATCGGGTCGCAAATTCCGGCGATGGTTCGCTCGTCGGGCAGTAG